In the genome of Anaerolineaceae bacterium oral taxon 439, the window GGAGAATCCAGCGCAGCGACGGGAGCGTCAGCTTTCCGAGCGGAACGCCGTCGCGCTCGTACGCCTCCAACCCGCCGAAATCGAGTCCCTCGACGTCGTTAAAAACCGCCGGGTCGCTCCGATAGTCGAGCGGGACGGCGTCCGCGCCGCGGTAAATCTCCGCCGACAGCCGCATACAGCGGTCGCAGGGCAGCGCCGCTTTCGGATCGTCGCGGTTCGTTCCCAGAACGCAGGGGTACAGCCCCTTCGCGCAGACCAGGAACGTCACCGGGATGCCGCTCTGCTGAAGCGAGCTCCCCGCCAGCCAGGCGAACGCAGCGTTCAGGCTCGTCCGATCGATCCGCGTCGACGCATTAAAGAATAAAACCGGGCGCGCGCGGTCCCGTCCGCCGAACGCGCTTTGAACCGCGCGATTAACCGATTCAAACCGACGCCGGTTATGAGCGTCGGTTTGAATCGTCCGGTTCTTATTCATGAGCCGGTTGATCAACGCGCGAATCGATCCGTACCCGGATAAAGAATCGGCCATATTCTGAGATACTTATGAATTACTGAACGCGGCGCAGCTTCGCTAAACTCGGGAGCTCGTCGTCATAAACGCGCTTCTTCCCATCGCCTAACGCCTGTTCCGTGACGCGGGTATACTTGACCAGCTTCGCCAGCCCCTGCGGCTCGACCGACGCCGCCTGATCGGTTCCCCACATGGCGCGGTCCAACGTGAAATGCCGCTCGATCATGCAGCTTCCCAGCGCGATCGAAACGACCGACGGGATCAACCCGACTTCATGCCCCGAGTAGCCAATCGGGCAGTCAAACTCGGCGATCAGCCGCGGGATAACGCGCAGGTTCAGCTCTGTCGGATCGCAGGGATATGCGCTGGTCGCGTGCGTAATAATCAGCTTATCCAGATTCTTAAAAACCCTGACCCCGGCCCGAATCTGATCCATTGTCGACATCCCGGTCGACAGGATCACCGGACGTCCCGTCGCTTCGCATTTCCGCAGCAACGGTAAATCCGTCAGGCCCGCCGACGGGATCTTATAGGCGA includes:
- a CDS encoding N-acetylneuraminate synthase, with the translated sequence MECIMSKTVRLGRKLVGEGQPTYIIAEIGINHNGDLNIAKEMIRRAAAAGVDAVKFQKRTPEICVPAAEQGKMRETPWGYMTYLDYRRHVEFGEADYREIDRLCRELGIEWFASVWDEVSVDFLEAFDPIAYKIPSAGLTDLPLLRKCEATGRPVILSTGMSTMDQIRAGVRVFKNLDKLIITHATSAYPCDPTELNLRVIPRLIAEFDCPIGYSGHEVGLIPSVVSIALGSCMIERHFTLDRAMWGTDQAASVEPQGLAKLVKYTRVTEQALGDGKKRVYDDELPSLAKLRRVQ